The following are encoded together in the Oncorhynchus gorbuscha isolate QuinsamMale2020 ecotype Even-year linkage group LG03, OgorEven_v1.0, whole genome shotgun sequence genome:
- the cfap126 gene encoding LOW QUALITY PROTEIN: protein Flattop (The sequence of the model RefSeq protein was modified relative to this genomic sequence to represent the inferred CDS: deleted 1 base in 1 codon) has protein sequence MSSGYSANQYENAFNSQKLQNWTVPKHFKERPSAAEGHTIFIASDRGHLLPGVKAKRGSAWPDFKGTWELPARLPPASINPTARSEEGRQRLTHTYKHSHTYKHSHTHKHSHTHSGLDIHTHMAAKTTTTPATDGQTEEVQTCNAPTSERPVTGERPVTGQSGRGARPLTQASERERAVSTLTHSKRREQPLEGTPRLEREQPLEGTPRLEREQPLEGTPRLEREQPLEGTPRLEREQPLEGTPLLEREQPLEGTPRLEREQPLEGTPRLEREQPLEGTPRLEREQPLEGTPRLEREQLLEGTPRLERENLLQLPKIITHRLTSKHVYFPISFSLHLSLEQSHTQNIFCFLMY, from the exons ATGTCGTCGGGTTACTCGGCTaatcag TATGAAAATGCTTTCAACTCGCAGAAATTGCAAAATTGGACCGTGCCGAAGCATTTCAAGGAG aggcccTCAGCAGCAGAGGGTCACACCATCTTCATCGCCAGTGACCGAGGACATCTCCTACCGGGAGTGAAGGCTAAG cGTGGCAGTGCGTGGCCAGATTTTAAGGGGACATGGGAGCTGCCTGCTCGTCTCCCTCCTGCCTCCATCAACCCCACGGCTCGCTCTGAGGAGGGCAGACagcgtctcacacacacatacaaacactcacacacatacaaacactcacacacacacaaacactcacacacacactccggacTTGACATCCACACACACATGGCTGCCAAAACCACCACCACACCAGCCACAGACGGTCAGACGGAAGAGGTTCAG ACCTGCAATGCCCCAACCTCAGAGAGACCAGTCACAGGAGAAAGACCAGTCACTGGGCAATCAGGTCGTGGGGCGAGACCTTTGACTcaagcctcagagagagagagagcagtgtcc ACCCTGACACACAGCAAGAGGAGAGAGCAGCCACTAGAGGGAACACCTCGGCTGGAGAGAGAGCAGCCACTAGAGGGAACACCTCGGCTGGAGAGAGAGCAGCCACTAGAGGGAACACCTCGGCTGGAGAGAGAGCAGCCACTAGAGGGAACACCTCGTCTGGAGAGAGAGCAGCCACTAGAGGGAACACCTCTTCTGGAGAGAGAGCAGCCACTAGAGGGAACACCTCGTCTGGAGAGAGAGCAGCCACTAGAGGGAACACCTCGTCTGGAGAGAGAGCAGCCACTAGAGGGAACACCTCGGCTGGAGAGAGAGCAGCCACTAGAGGGAACACCTCGGCTGGAGAGAGAGCAGCTGCTAGAGGGAACACCtcggctggagagagagaaccttCTACAGCTGCCCAAGATAATCACACACAGGTTGACTAGTAAACATGTCTActtccccatctctttctctctccatctttctctagaGCAGTCTCACACCCAGAATATATTTTGTTTCCTGATGTACTGA